In one Rattus rattus isolate New Zealand chromosome 16, Rrattus_CSIRO_v1, whole genome shotgun sequence genomic region, the following are encoded:
- the LOC116885966 gene encoding zinc finger protein 431-like, which translates to MDAVTFNDVHVDFTSEEWALLDPSQKGLYKDVMLETYWNLTAIGYSLEDHNIEEHFQSSRRHGR; encoded by the exons GATGCAGTGACCTTTAACGATGTGCATGTGGACTTCACTTCCGAAGAGTGGGCTTTGTTGGATCCTTCCCAGAAAGGTCTTTACaaagatgtgatgctggagacctacTGGAACCTCACTGCTATAG GTTACAGTTTGGAAGACCATAATATTGAAGAACATTTTCAAAGTTCTAGAAGACATGGAAGGTAA
- the LOC116885849 gene encoding zinc finger protein 709-like — protein MDAISVIKPLVITAVFTYMKGTGEKPNGCNQCEPYKCNQCGKSFACLSSLRVHERSHTREKPYKCNQCSKDFASQSHLKRHERTHTGEKPYECNQCGKAFSIQDTLRVHERTHTGEKPFECNQCGKTFKLHSQLRIHKRVHTGEKPHECDQCGKTFACPSSFQKHKRIHSGEKPYVCNQCDKAFAYHSSLRIHERTHTGEKPFKCNQCGKTFSQPNSLQYIKEHILERNPMNVISVVRPFRMTAVSRCMKEPILA, from the exons atggatGCAATCAGTGTGATAAAGCCTTTGGTTATCACAGCAGTCTTCACATACatgaaaggaactggagagaaacCAAATGGATGCAATCAGTGTG aaccttacaaatgtaatcagtgtggtaaatCCTTTGCGTGTCTCAGCAGTCTCCGAGTGCATGAAAGATCACATACTAGAGAGAAGCCCTACAAATGTAATCAGTGTAGTAAAGACTTTGCGAGTCAGAGTCATCTTAAAagacatgaaagaacacacactggagagaaaccctatgaatgtaatcaatgtggtaaagccttttcaATCCAGGATACTCTCCGAgtgcatgaaagaacacatactggagagaaaccctttgAATGTAACCAGTGCGGTAAAACCTTTAAACTACACAGTCAACTTCGAATACATAAAAGAgtacacactggagagaaaccccaTGAATGTGATCAGTGTGGTAAAACCTTCGCATGTCCCAGTAGTTtccaaaaacacaaaagaatacattctggagagaaaccctatgtatGCAATCAGTGTGATAAAGCCTTTGCATATCACAGTAGTCTTCgaatacatgaaagaacacatactggagagaaacccttcaaatgtaatcaatgtggtaaaaccTTTTCACAGCCCAATAGTCTtcaatacataaaagaacacatactggagagaaaccctatgaatgtaatcagtgtggtaagGCCTTTCCGTATGACGGCAGTCTCCAGGTGCATGAAAGAACCCATACTGGCGTGA